Proteins encoded together in one Microcaecilia unicolor chromosome 3, aMicUni1.1, whole genome shotgun sequence window:
- the GNL1 gene encoding guanine nucleotide-binding protein-like 1 isoform X1, which produces MLWICPGRSPSALSRRRSSCRINGRERGVRALPDGLGSSSNSRSGSRDRREDHTDTSDSESLSVQVLKINQQPQVRRPGERGYDANRYRLHFEKESREEIERRKKVAREKVLELVPETELEVDIDNIYKPGSVLDFPKRPPWSYQISKEQLLAQEEKSFQIYLENIYKNFKPNQLSYFEHNLETWRQLWRVLEMSDVVLLITDIRHPVIHFSPALYDFVTRDMKKKVILVLNKIDLAPPALVVAWKHYFQSRFPEVHIICFTSYPQESQDERDPSTVFKKRRKRRRGWTTAMGPNQLLRACEVITTGKVDLSSWKEKICRDAASARLTGSSSEEEEDEDPPVLVENQTDTAMEMEPLHQELYRDGVLSIGCVGFPNVGKSSLINGLVGRKVVSVSRTPGHTKYFQTYFLTPTVKLCDCPGLIFPSLVDRQQQILAGIYPISQIQEPYTSVGYLAVRIPVPALLKLKHPGVEDPQLEAQQRAHWTAWDICEAWAEKRSYKTAKAARNDVYRAANSILRLAVDGRLCLCMRPPGYSSQKGIWERHPETAEIISLQASHRRDVRRSSEEEEEEEISSSGEEEDEEKDRDADEEEEEEPAADGNGGSSRRAGIKGKVSHRNLFALLKEDEC; this is translated from the exons ATGCTTTGGATATGCCCCGGAAGAAGCCCTTCAGCGCTAAGCAGAAGAAGAAGCAGCTGCAGGATAaacgggagagaaagaggggtgagAG CTCTCCCTGATGGCTTGGGATCCAGCTCCAATAGCCGGAGTGGTAGCCGTGACCGCCGCGAAGACCACACAGACACCTCTGACAGTGAGTCCCTCTCTGTGCAGGTTCTCAAGATCAATCAGCAGCCTCAGGTGCGACGGCCAGGAGAGCGAGGCTATGATGCCAACAG GTACCGCCTGCACTTTGAGAAGGAGAGCCGAGAGGAGATTGAAAGGAGAAAGAAGGTTGCCCGGGAGAAGGTGCTGGAGCTTGTACCGGAAACCGAGCTGGAGGTAGATATAGATAATATCTACAAGCCAGGATCTG TGTTGGATTTCCCTAAGCGCCCACCATGGAGTTATCAGATCAGTAAGGAACAGCTGCTTGCACAGGAGGAGAAGAGCTTCCAGATCTACTTGGAGAACATCTACAAGAACTTCAAACCCAATCAGCTCAGCTATTTTGAGCATAATTTGGAG ACATGGCGTCAGCTCTGGAGGGTGTTGGAGATGTCGGATGTGGTCCTCCTCATTACCGATATTCGGCATCCG GTAATTCACTTTTCACCGGCGCTCTATGATTTTGTGACACGGGACATGAAGAAGAAGGTGATTCTTGTGCTGAACAAGATTGACCTGGCTCCACCAGCCCTGGTGGTGGCCTGGAAGCATTACTTTCAGTCCCGATTCCCAGAGGTGCACATCATCTGTTTCACTTCCTACCCTCAAGAGTCTCAGGATGAGCGGGATCCCAGTACTG TATTCAAGAAGCGTCGGAAGAGACGGAGAGGTTGGACAACTGCCATGGGGCCAAACCAGCTGCTACGAGCCTGCGAGGTGATAACCACAGGGAAAG TGGATCTGAGCAGCTGGAAGGAAAAAATCTGCCGGGACGCAGCAAGTGCACGGCTCACTGGTTCCTCCTCGGAAGAGGAGGAAGACGAAGACCCCCCTGTGCTGGTGGAGAATCAAACAGACACTGCCATGGAGATGGAGCCTCTCCACCAGGAGCTGTATCGGGATGGCGTACTGTCCATCGGCTGCGTAG GTTTTCCAAATGTTGGCAAGTCTTCTCTTATCAACGGACTGGTGGGCCGCAAGGTGGTGAGCGTGTCACGAACCCCTGGCCACACTAAGTATTTCCAGACATACTTCTTGACACCCACTGTCAAACTCTGTGACTGTCCTGGTCTTATCTTTCCTTCCTTGGTTGATAGGCAGCAgcag ATCCTGGCTGGCATTTACCCCATATCTCAGATCCAGGAGCCATACACATCCGTAGGGTACCTGGCTGTGAGGATTCCAGTCCCAGCCCTCCTGAAACTGAAGCACCCAGGTGTGGAAGACCCACAGCTTGAGGCACAGCAGCGGGCACACTGGACTGCCTGGGACATCTGTGAAG cctgggcagagaaacGCAGCTACAAGACTGCAAAAGCCGCTAGGAATGACGTGTACCGGGCTGCCAACAGCATCCTGCGACTGGCAGTGGATGGACGGCTCTGCCTCTGTATGCGGCCCCCTGGCTACTCCTCCCAGAAAG GAATATGGGAGCGGCACCCTGAGACAGCAGAGATAATCTCACTCCAGGCCTCACACCGGAGAGATGTCCGGCGCAGCtccgaggaagaggaggaagaagaaatctCCAGCTCTGGAGAGGAAGAAGACGAAGAGAAGGATCGTGATGcagatgaagaggaggaggaagaaccaGCAGCGGATGGCAACGGAGGCTCTTCCCGGAGAGCAGGGATCAAGGGCAAAGTGTCCCACAGAAACTTGTTTGCACTCCTAAAGGAGGATGAATGTTAG
- the GNL1 gene encoding guanine nucleotide-binding protein-like 1 isoform X4, with translation MLWICPGRSPSALSRRRSSCRINGRERGVLKINQQPQVRRPGERGYDANRYRLHFEKESREEIERRKKVAREKVLELVPETELEVDIDNIYKPGSVLDFPKRPPWSYQISKEQLLAQEEKSFQIYLENIYKNFKPNQLSYFEHNLETWRQLWRVLEMSDVVLLITDIRHPVIHFSPALYDFVTRDMKKKVILVLNKIDLAPPALVVAWKHYFQSRFPEVHIICFTSYPQESQDERDPSTVFKKRRKRRRGWTTAMGPNQLLRACEVITTGKVDLSSWKEKICRDAASARLTGSSSEEEEDEDPPVLVENQTDTAMEMEPLHQELYRDGVLSIGCVGFPNVGKSSLINGLVGRKVVSVSRTPGHTKYFQTYFLTPTVKLCDCPGLIFPSLVDRQQQILAGIYPISQIQEPYTSVGYLAVRIPVPALLKLKHPGVEDPQLEAQQRAHWTAWDICEAWAEKRSYKTAKAARNDVYRAANSILRLAVDGRLCLCMRPPGYSSQKGIWERHPETAEIISLQASHRRDVRRSSEEEEEEEISSSGEEEDEEKDRDADEEEEEEPAADGNGGSSRRAGIKGKVSHRNLFALLKEDEC, from the exons ATGCTTTGGATATGCCCCGGAAGAAGCCCTTCAGCGCTAAGCAGAAGAAGAAGCAGCTGCAGGATAaacgggagagaaagaggg GTTCTCAAGATCAATCAGCAGCCTCAGGTGCGACGGCCAGGAGAGCGAGGCTATGATGCCAACAG GTACCGCCTGCACTTTGAGAAGGAGAGCCGAGAGGAGATTGAAAGGAGAAAGAAGGTTGCCCGGGAGAAGGTGCTGGAGCTTGTACCGGAAACCGAGCTGGAGGTAGATATAGATAATATCTACAAGCCAGGATCTG TGTTGGATTTCCCTAAGCGCCCACCATGGAGTTATCAGATCAGTAAGGAACAGCTGCTTGCACAGGAGGAGAAGAGCTTCCAGATCTACTTGGAGAACATCTACAAGAACTTCAAACCCAATCAGCTCAGCTATTTTGAGCATAATTTGGAG ACATGGCGTCAGCTCTGGAGGGTGTTGGAGATGTCGGATGTGGTCCTCCTCATTACCGATATTCGGCATCCG GTAATTCACTTTTCACCGGCGCTCTATGATTTTGTGACACGGGACATGAAGAAGAAGGTGATTCTTGTGCTGAACAAGATTGACCTGGCTCCACCAGCCCTGGTGGTGGCCTGGAAGCATTACTTTCAGTCCCGATTCCCAGAGGTGCACATCATCTGTTTCACTTCCTACCCTCAAGAGTCTCAGGATGAGCGGGATCCCAGTACTG TATTCAAGAAGCGTCGGAAGAGACGGAGAGGTTGGACAACTGCCATGGGGCCAAACCAGCTGCTACGAGCCTGCGAGGTGATAACCACAGGGAAAG TGGATCTGAGCAGCTGGAAGGAAAAAATCTGCCGGGACGCAGCAAGTGCACGGCTCACTGGTTCCTCCTCGGAAGAGGAGGAAGACGAAGACCCCCCTGTGCTGGTGGAGAATCAAACAGACACTGCCATGGAGATGGAGCCTCTCCACCAGGAGCTGTATCGGGATGGCGTACTGTCCATCGGCTGCGTAG GTTTTCCAAATGTTGGCAAGTCTTCTCTTATCAACGGACTGGTGGGCCGCAAGGTGGTGAGCGTGTCACGAACCCCTGGCCACACTAAGTATTTCCAGACATACTTCTTGACACCCACTGTCAAACTCTGTGACTGTCCTGGTCTTATCTTTCCTTCCTTGGTTGATAGGCAGCAgcag ATCCTGGCTGGCATTTACCCCATATCTCAGATCCAGGAGCCATACACATCCGTAGGGTACCTGGCTGTGAGGATTCCAGTCCCAGCCCTCCTGAAACTGAAGCACCCAGGTGTGGAAGACCCACAGCTTGAGGCACAGCAGCGGGCACACTGGACTGCCTGGGACATCTGTGAAG cctgggcagagaaacGCAGCTACAAGACTGCAAAAGCCGCTAGGAATGACGTGTACCGGGCTGCCAACAGCATCCTGCGACTGGCAGTGGATGGACGGCTCTGCCTCTGTATGCGGCCCCCTGGCTACTCCTCCCAGAAAG GAATATGGGAGCGGCACCCTGAGACAGCAGAGATAATCTCACTCCAGGCCTCACACCGGAGAGATGTCCGGCGCAGCtccgaggaagaggaggaagaagaaatctCCAGCTCTGGAGAGGAAGAAGACGAAGAGAAGGATCGTGATGcagatgaagaggaggaggaagaaccaGCAGCGGATGGCAACGGAGGCTCTTCCCGGAGAGCAGGGATCAAGGGCAAAGTGTCCCACAGAAACTTGTTTGCACTCCTAAAGGAGGATGAATGTTAG
- the GNL1 gene encoding guanine nucleotide-binding protein-like 1 isoform X3, with the protein MFFLLSFNYRLAIWLSSGNQISALPDGLGSSSNSRSGSRDRREDHTDTSDSESLSVQVLKINQQPQVRRPGERGYDANRYRLHFEKESREEIERRKKVAREKVLELVPETELEVDIDNIYKPGSVLDFPKRPPWSYQISKEQLLAQEEKSFQIYLENIYKNFKPNQLSYFEHNLETWRQLWRVLEMSDVVLLITDIRHPVIHFSPALYDFVTRDMKKKVILVLNKIDLAPPALVVAWKHYFQSRFPEVHIICFTSYPQESQDERDPSTVFKKRRKRRRGWTTAMGPNQLLRACEVITTGKVDLSSWKEKICRDAASARLTGSSSEEEEDEDPPVLVENQTDTAMEMEPLHQELYRDGVLSIGCVGFPNVGKSSLINGLVGRKVVSVSRTPGHTKYFQTYFLTPTVKLCDCPGLIFPSLVDRQQQILAGIYPISQIQEPYTSVGYLAVRIPVPALLKLKHPGVEDPQLEAQQRAHWTAWDICEAWAEKRSYKTAKAARNDVYRAANSILRLAVDGRLCLCMRPPGYSSQKGIWERHPETAEIISLQASHRRDVRRSSEEEEEEEISSSGEEEDEEKDRDADEEEEEEPAADGNGGSSRRAGIKGKVSHRNLFALLKEDEC; encoded by the exons ATGTTTTTCTTGCTATCCTTCAACTATAGACTTGCCATTTGGCTGTCCTCGGGCAACCAGATATCAG CTCTCCCTGATGGCTTGGGATCCAGCTCCAATAGCCGGAGTGGTAGCCGTGACCGCCGCGAAGACCACACAGACACCTCTGACAGTGAGTCCCTCTCTGTGCAGGTTCTCAAGATCAATCAGCAGCCTCAGGTGCGACGGCCAGGAGAGCGAGGCTATGATGCCAACAG GTACCGCCTGCACTTTGAGAAGGAGAGCCGAGAGGAGATTGAAAGGAGAAAGAAGGTTGCCCGGGAGAAGGTGCTGGAGCTTGTACCGGAAACCGAGCTGGAGGTAGATATAGATAATATCTACAAGCCAGGATCTG TGTTGGATTTCCCTAAGCGCCCACCATGGAGTTATCAGATCAGTAAGGAACAGCTGCTTGCACAGGAGGAGAAGAGCTTCCAGATCTACTTGGAGAACATCTACAAGAACTTCAAACCCAATCAGCTCAGCTATTTTGAGCATAATTTGGAG ACATGGCGTCAGCTCTGGAGGGTGTTGGAGATGTCGGATGTGGTCCTCCTCATTACCGATATTCGGCATCCG GTAATTCACTTTTCACCGGCGCTCTATGATTTTGTGACACGGGACATGAAGAAGAAGGTGATTCTTGTGCTGAACAAGATTGACCTGGCTCCACCAGCCCTGGTGGTGGCCTGGAAGCATTACTTTCAGTCCCGATTCCCAGAGGTGCACATCATCTGTTTCACTTCCTACCCTCAAGAGTCTCAGGATGAGCGGGATCCCAGTACTG TATTCAAGAAGCGTCGGAAGAGACGGAGAGGTTGGACAACTGCCATGGGGCCAAACCAGCTGCTACGAGCCTGCGAGGTGATAACCACAGGGAAAG TGGATCTGAGCAGCTGGAAGGAAAAAATCTGCCGGGACGCAGCAAGTGCACGGCTCACTGGTTCCTCCTCGGAAGAGGAGGAAGACGAAGACCCCCCTGTGCTGGTGGAGAATCAAACAGACACTGCCATGGAGATGGAGCCTCTCCACCAGGAGCTGTATCGGGATGGCGTACTGTCCATCGGCTGCGTAG GTTTTCCAAATGTTGGCAAGTCTTCTCTTATCAACGGACTGGTGGGCCGCAAGGTGGTGAGCGTGTCACGAACCCCTGGCCACACTAAGTATTTCCAGACATACTTCTTGACACCCACTGTCAAACTCTGTGACTGTCCTGGTCTTATCTTTCCTTCCTTGGTTGATAGGCAGCAgcag ATCCTGGCTGGCATTTACCCCATATCTCAGATCCAGGAGCCATACACATCCGTAGGGTACCTGGCTGTGAGGATTCCAGTCCCAGCCCTCCTGAAACTGAAGCACCCAGGTGTGGAAGACCCACAGCTTGAGGCACAGCAGCGGGCACACTGGACTGCCTGGGACATCTGTGAAG cctgggcagagaaacGCAGCTACAAGACTGCAAAAGCCGCTAGGAATGACGTGTACCGGGCTGCCAACAGCATCCTGCGACTGGCAGTGGATGGACGGCTCTGCCTCTGTATGCGGCCCCCTGGCTACTCCTCCCAGAAAG GAATATGGGAGCGGCACCCTGAGACAGCAGAGATAATCTCACTCCAGGCCTCACACCGGAGAGATGTCCGGCGCAGCtccgaggaagaggaggaagaagaaatctCCAGCTCTGGAGAGGAAGAAGACGAAGAGAAGGATCGTGATGcagatgaagaggaggaggaagaaccaGCAGCGGATGGCAACGGAGGCTCTTCCCGGAGAGCAGGGATCAAGGGCAAAGTGTCCCACAGAAACTTGTTTGCACTCCTAAAGGAGGATGAATGTTAG
- the GNL1 gene encoding guanine nucleotide-binding protein-like 1 isoform X2: protein MPRKKPFSAKQKKKQLQDKRERKRALPDGLGSSSNSRSGSRDRREDHTDTSDSESLSVQVLKINQQPQVRRPGERGYDANRYRLHFEKESREEIERRKKVAREKVLELVPETELEVDIDNIYKPGSVLDFPKRPPWSYQISKEQLLAQEEKSFQIYLENIYKNFKPNQLSYFEHNLETWRQLWRVLEMSDVVLLITDIRHPVIHFSPALYDFVTRDMKKKVILVLNKIDLAPPALVVAWKHYFQSRFPEVHIICFTSYPQESQDERDPSTVFKKRRKRRRGWTTAMGPNQLLRACEVITTGKVDLSSWKEKICRDAASARLTGSSSEEEEDEDPPVLVENQTDTAMEMEPLHQELYRDGVLSIGCVGFPNVGKSSLINGLVGRKVVSVSRTPGHTKYFQTYFLTPTVKLCDCPGLIFPSLVDRQQQILAGIYPISQIQEPYTSVGYLAVRIPVPALLKLKHPGVEDPQLEAQQRAHWTAWDICEAWAEKRSYKTAKAARNDVYRAANSILRLAVDGRLCLCMRPPGYSSQKGIWERHPETAEIISLQASHRRDVRRSSEEEEEEEISSSGEEEDEEKDRDADEEEEEEPAADGNGGSSRRAGIKGKVSHRNLFALLKEDEC from the exons ATGCCCCGGAAGAAGCCCTTCAGCGCTAAGCAGAAGAAGAAGCAGCTGCAGGATAaacgggagagaaagaggg CTCTCCCTGATGGCTTGGGATCCAGCTCCAATAGCCGGAGTGGTAGCCGTGACCGCCGCGAAGACCACACAGACACCTCTGACAGTGAGTCCCTCTCTGTGCAGGTTCTCAAGATCAATCAGCAGCCTCAGGTGCGACGGCCAGGAGAGCGAGGCTATGATGCCAACAG GTACCGCCTGCACTTTGAGAAGGAGAGCCGAGAGGAGATTGAAAGGAGAAAGAAGGTTGCCCGGGAGAAGGTGCTGGAGCTTGTACCGGAAACCGAGCTGGAGGTAGATATAGATAATATCTACAAGCCAGGATCTG TGTTGGATTTCCCTAAGCGCCCACCATGGAGTTATCAGATCAGTAAGGAACAGCTGCTTGCACAGGAGGAGAAGAGCTTCCAGATCTACTTGGAGAACATCTACAAGAACTTCAAACCCAATCAGCTCAGCTATTTTGAGCATAATTTGGAG ACATGGCGTCAGCTCTGGAGGGTGTTGGAGATGTCGGATGTGGTCCTCCTCATTACCGATATTCGGCATCCG GTAATTCACTTTTCACCGGCGCTCTATGATTTTGTGACACGGGACATGAAGAAGAAGGTGATTCTTGTGCTGAACAAGATTGACCTGGCTCCACCAGCCCTGGTGGTGGCCTGGAAGCATTACTTTCAGTCCCGATTCCCAGAGGTGCACATCATCTGTTTCACTTCCTACCCTCAAGAGTCTCAGGATGAGCGGGATCCCAGTACTG TATTCAAGAAGCGTCGGAAGAGACGGAGAGGTTGGACAACTGCCATGGGGCCAAACCAGCTGCTACGAGCCTGCGAGGTGATAACCACAGGGAAAG TGGATCTGAGCAGCTGGAAGGAAAAAATCTGCCGGGACGCAGCAAGTGCACGGCTCACTGGTTCCTCCTCGGAAGAGGAGGAAGACGAAGACCCCCCTGTGCTGGTGGAGAATCAAACAGACACTGCCATGGAGATGGAGCCTCTCCACCAGGAGCTGTATCGGGATGGCGTACTGTCCATCGGCTGCGTAG GTTTTCCAAATGTTGGCAAGTCTTCTCTTATCAACGGACTGGTGGGCCGCAAGGTGGTGAGCGTGTCACGAACCCCTGGCCACACTAAGTATTTCCAGACATACTTCTTGACACCCACTGTCAAACTCTGTGACTGTCCTGGTCTTATCTTTCCTTCCTTGGTTGATAGGCAGCAgcag ATCCTGGCTGGCATTTACCCCATATCTCAGATCCAGGAGCCATACACATCCGTAGGGTACCTGGCTGTGAGGATTCCAGTCCCAGCCCTCCTGAAACTGAAGCACCCAGGTGTGGAAGACCCACAGCTTGAGGCACAGCAGCGGGCACACTGGACTGCCTGGGACATCTGTGAAG cctgggcagagaaacGCAGCTACAAGACTGCAAAAGCCGCTAGGAATGACGTGTACCGGGCTGCCAACAGCATCCTGCGACTGGCAGTGGATGGACGGCTCTGCCTCTGTATGCGGCCCCCTGGCTACTCCTCCCAGAAAG GAATATGGGAGCGGCACCCTGAGACAGCAGAGATAATCTCACTCCAGGCCTCACACCGGAGAGATGTCCGGCGCAGCtccgaggaagaggaggaagaagaaatctCCAGCTCTGGAGAGGAAGAAGACGAAGAGAAGGATCGTGATGcagatgaagaggaggaggaagaaccaGCAGCGGATGGCAACGGAGGCTCTTCCCGGAGAGCAGGGATCAAGGGCAAAGTGTCCCACAGAAACTTGTTTGCACTCCTAAAGGAGGATGAATGTTAG